ATTATTGAATTAAAAAGAATAGTAACTTTGAAGTTAATATCTGCGTTACTGCTCAACATGGAGAAATGCTTGATCAAGTTTTAGAAATATTTGATATTGTTCAGGATCTTAGATTTAGATTTAATGCAGCCAAACCAATCACCTGGTAAATTAACCGCAAAAGTTATTTCTTCTATTGATGATTATTTTAAAGTTATCAACTATGATATAGTTCTGGTTCAAGGAGATATAACAACGGTAATGGCTGTTTCCTTAGTTGCATTTTATCATAAAATTAAAGTTGGTAGTGTTGAAGCCGGATTAGGAACGTTTAAAATATTCTCCGTTTCTGAAGAGATGAATAGAGTTTTGACATCAAGAATAGCTGAACCGCATTTGCTTTAATAAAAATATCAATGAATAATTTACTAAATGAAGGAATTCCAAAGGATAGAATATTTTTAACCGGCAATACAGTTATTGATGCTCTTTATCTAGCTATTGATAAAGTTAATGAAGTTAATCAAATTTATTGATGGACTAAAGAAGTTAAAATAGAAGAATTGAAGCCATATGTTTTAATAACCGGGCATAGAAGGGAAAATTTTGGCGAAGGTTTAACCAACATCTGCGAATCCATTGCTCAACTTGCAGATAAATATAACAATTATCATTTTATATATCCGGTACATTTAAATCCAAATGTTCAGGAACCGGTTAATAAAATTCTTGGTAGAAAAGAAATATTAAACTGCTTACAATCCTCAGACATATCTTCCATTTTTATTTCATTAGTCAGTGAATTCTGAAATAATTTTAACTGATTCAAGCGGTGTTCAAGAGAAGCTAAGTTAAATAAAGCCTGTTTTGGTTATGAAGAGATGATACAAGAACGACCAGAAGCTTTAAATGAGGGTGCAGTAAAATTAGTTGGTACGGATAAGCTAAAAATAATTACCGGGTGTAGGAGATCTTCTGTTATTGATGATAAATCTGCTTATGAAAAATAGCCCAAATTCTGCCTTAATCCTATGGAGATGGATTGGCTAAGTAAACGAATTTCAGATCTACTTTTAAATATGCTTTAATATTAGAATTTAAAGGAACTAAAATAATAAATTATGAAAAATTTTGCCATTACCGGCGTTGCCGGATATATCGCGCCAAGGCATCTTCAAGCAGCTAAAGATACAGGTAATAATTTAATCACTGACATTGAATCCACATGATTCTGTAGAATTCTTGACCGCTATTTCCCAAATGTTGGTTTTTGTTGACTTTGAAAGATTTGAAAGATATGTGGAAATGTCCATAGAAAATCGATAAGTGAAAGAATACATTATTTAAGTATTTGTTC
The sequence above is drawn from the Ignavibacteriota bacterium genome and encodes:
- a CDS encoding UDP-N-acetylglucosamine 2-epimerase, which codes for MQPNQSPGKLTAKVISSIDDYFKVINYDIVLVQGDITTVMAVSLVAFYHKIKVGSVEAGLGTFKIFSVSEEMNRVLTSRIAEPHLL
- a CDS encoding UDP-N-acetylglucosamine 2-epimerase produces the protein MKPYVLITGHRRENFGEGLTNICESIAQLADKYNNYHFIYPVHLNPNVQEPVNKILGRKEILNCLQSSDISSIFISLVSEF